The following are encoded in a window of Nilaparvata lugens isolate BPH chromosome 13, ASM1435652v1, whole genome shotgun sequence genomic DNA:
- the LOC120354121 gene encoding piggyBac transposable element-derived protein 4-like, with protein MSSIPLFRTPEEITAELERQQQEDDEFEESCSEDEDGLLMNDDDVDDEFDAEGPRHDTQMEIDPENREFLIGKDGETIWTNKTLQSPFGRTPARNIITHFPGAKGIAKDLKKEIDLFSLFVTEEMMNILERYTNEEIERKCSKHEWLAKERYTHPTNVPEIKALIGLLFMAGELKNSGLNLQDLFSPIHGPPIFRYGMSKNRFQFLLLTLRFDDKNSRAERKANDRFAAFREFWELFLKNCRAYYTPSEYVTVDETLLSFRGRCIFRMYMKNKPDKYGLKIVSLCDAKTYYFLGGIPYLGKERREIENVSKPTSYVLNLVDSLKNSNRNVTTDNWFTSCELADKLTSKKLTLVGTMRKNKREIPPEFLETKGAPVMSSRFLYDPEKMMVSFTPKKNKNVILLSSMHGDGFVNEVTKKPEIIEFYNMTKGGVDVFDRLCHEKTTKRKTSRWPMRYFYGVLDFAGVNAYVVSIKK; from the coding sequence ATGAGCTCCATTCCACTTTTTCGTACGCCTGAAGAGATCACAGCAGAACTAGAAAGGCAGCAGCAAGAAGATGATGAGTTTGAAGAATCGTGTTCAGAAGATGAGGATGGATTAttgatgaatgatgatgatgtggaCGATGAGTTTGATGCTGAAGGACCAAGACATGATACTCAGATGGAGATAGATCCAGAGAATAGAGAATTTTTGATTGGGAAGGATGGCGAGACTATATGGACCAATAAGACTCTACAATCACCATTTGGACGGACTCCAGCAAGGAATATAATAACACACTTTCCTGGTGCCAAAGGAATAGCTAAAGATCTGAAGAAAGAGATTGAtctattttctttgtttgtcACTGAAGAAATGATGAACATTTTGGAACGTTATACAAACGaagaaatagagagaaaatgcTCCAAACATGAATGGTTGGCCAAAGAAAGGTACACACACCCTACCAATGTTCCAGAAATAAAGGCTCTGATAGGACTTTTGTTTATGGCTGGAGAGTTGAAAAATTCTGGACTGAACCTACAAGACCTGTTTTCACCAATTCATGGACCACCAATTTTTCGCTATGGGATGTCAAAAAATCGTTTTCAGTTTCTTCTTCTAACTCTTCGCTTTGATGATAAAAACAGTCGTGCTGAGAGAAAAGCTAATGATAGATTTGCTGCTTTCAGAGAGTTTTGGgaattattcttgaaaaattgtAGAGCTTACTACACTCCATCAGAATATGTAACAGTTGATGAGACTCTACTCAGTTTCAGGGGACGATGCATATTCCGGATGTACATGAAGAATAAACCGGACAAGTACGGTCTAAAAATAGTTTCCCTATGCGATGCAAAAACGTATTACTTCTTAGGAGGTATACCATATCTTGGtaaagagaggagagagattgAAAATGTGTCGAAACCCACAAGTTATGTCCTGAATCTAGTAGATTCTCTGAAGAATAGTAATAGGAACGTCACCACAGATAACTGGTTCACGTCCTGTGAGTTGGCAGACAAACTAACAAGCAAGAAACTCACACTAGTAGGAACGATGCGAAAGAATAAAAGAGAGATTCCACCAGAGTTTTTGGAAACAAAGGGTGCTCCAGTAATGTCATCTCGATTCCTATACGACCCTGAAAAGATGATGGTTTCCTTCACTCCAAAGAAAAATAAGAACGTAATACTTCTTTCATCAATGCATGGTGATGGCTTCGTGAATGAAGTAACAAAAAAGCCAGAGATAATAGAATTCTACAACATGACAAAGGGGGGAGTTGATGTATTTGATCGTCTATGCCATGAAAAAACTACTAAACGCAAAACAAGCCGTTGGCCTATGCGATATTTTTATGGAGTTCTGGATTTTGCAGGAGTGAATGCTTATGTGGTGAGcataaaaaagtaa
- the LOC111062213 gene encoding uncharacterized protein LOC111062213 isoform X2, with translation MEKRVDYLISTHTGRMNSWTGLDGLKISKFERPQAARDNVDFTTILPVEITEAIFKHLTVRDLRSCSTVNALWHELSNSLLLWRTIAEEAQERRTCFRRPLDKHQLSNLESNFNFGPSRFQAPPSSPRLSQMNDWKKLHCQQNFVLYNWERGKMAAHFITLPALRHDPHSLINHSTLRVTFPSKLPQDRLYMPVQNRQVSVSPLYILRLDGKPKIACQLSVNLVNIACVYRDCLVFVHNRKVETAELGKTNKIRTIGELFTEYDYNNNAEVEKGGNYSLTMDNDVIVAGFRYICIKVWSRSTHELKRTFEIHLKGQYFSFCHYYDSTLYWSTWGSGLPSEELRIWDMREDKVKKIPMTKEVKKVCSNEKYFLFVTKLNVNRNMIEVRERDNYSLTFMSVEQDTSENWGIDVPVVCLCGEHVVFLESIRVKVMSLHLKTVFEVFTAPSVIEIEQIIGTLIMVRSRSCVEVWDWKLGVRRFTPMLECSTDHRVYCDDTRVVVVDPKSEVKVMGFW, from the exons aAGGCCGCAAGCAGCAAGAGACAATGTGGACTTCACCACGATTCTTCCCGTTGAGATAACCGAAGCTATATTCAAACACCTAACAG TTCGCGACTTGCGTTCATGTTCGACCGTGAACGCGCTCTGGCACGAACTAAGCAACAGTCTGCTGTTATGGCGAACGATCGCCGAGGAAGCGCAAGAGCGACGAACGTGCTTTCGCCGACCGCTCGACAAACACCAGCTCAGCAACCTTGAAAGCAACTTCAACTTCGGACCAAGTCGGTTCCAAGCCCCGCCCAGCAGCCCGCGACTTTCCCAAATGAACGACTGGAAAAAGTTGCACTGTCAGCAAAACTTCGTGCTGTATAATTGGGAACGTGGTAAGATGGCCGCTCATTTCATCACTTTGCCGGCGCTTCGCCACGATCCCCACTCACTCATCAACCACTCCACTCTCCGCGTCACCTTCCCCTCCAAACTGCCTCAGGACCGTCTCTACATGCCCGTCCAAAACCGCCAGGTCTCCGTCAGTCCTCTCTACATCCTACGACTGGACGGAAAACCTAAAATCGCCTGCCAACTAAGTGTAAACCTGGTGAACATCGCGTGTGTCTACAGGGATTGTTTGGTGTTTGTGCACAATCGCAAAGTGGAGACCGCGGAGTTGGGGAAAACTAACAAAATTAGAACAATCGGAGAGTTGTTCACTGAGTACGATTACAACAACAACGCGGAGGTGGAGAAAGGAGGTAACTACAGTCTCACTATGGACAACGATGTGATTGTGGCCGGCTTTCGCTACATCTGCATCAAAGTGTGGAGTCGGTCCACACACGAGCTCAAGAGAACGTTCGAAATACATTTGAAAGGCCAGTACTTCAGCTTCTGCCACTATTACGACAGTACGTTGTACTGGAGCACATGGGGCTCGGGTCTGCCTAGTGAGGAGCTGAGGATCTGGGACATGCGCGAGGATAAGGTGAAGAAGATTCCGATGACAAAAGAGGTGAAGAAGGTGTGCAGCAACGAGAAATACTTTCTGTTTGTGACGAAGCTGAATGTGAACAGAAACATGATTGAGGTGAGAGAGAGGGACAACTACAGTCTGACATTTATGTCGGTAGAACAAGACACCAGCGAGAACTGGGGAATAGATGTGCCGGTTGTCTGCCTCTGCGGCGAGCATGTCGTCTTCCTCGAATCAATCAGAGTCAAAGTGATGTCGTTACATTTGAAGACAGTGTTCGAGGTGTTCACGGCGCCGTCAGtcattgaaattgaacaaatCATCGGCACTCTGATTATGGTTCGTTCGAGGAGTTGTGTTGAGGTGTGGGATTGGAAGTTGGGTGTTCGTAGGTTCACACCCATGCTCGAATGTTCCACCGATCATCGAGTATATTGTGATGATACCAGAGTGGTGGTAGTAGATCCTAAGAGTGAAGTCAAGGTCATGGGATTCTGGTAA
- the LOC111062213 gene encoding uncharacterized protein LOC111062213 isoform X3, producing MSKISSDSSLNRLFKENEELKRRPQAARDNVDFTTILPVEITEAIFKHLTVRDLRSCSTVNALWHELSNSLLLWRTIAEEAQERRTCFRRPLDKHQLSNLESNFNFGPSRFQAPPSSPRLSQMNDWKKLHCQQNFVLYNWERGKMAAHFITLPALRHDPHSLINHSTLRVTFPSKLPQDRLYMPVQNRQVSVSPLYILRLDGKPKIACQLSVNLVNIACVYRDCLVFVHNRKVETAELGKTNKIRTIGELFTEYDYNNNAEVEKGGNYSLTMDNDVIVAGFRYICIKVWSRSTHELKRTFEIHLKGQYFSFCHYYDSTLYWSTWGSGLPSEELRIWDMREDKVKKIPMTKEVKKVCSNEKYFLFVTKLNVNRNMIEVRERDNYSLTFMSVEQDTSENWGIDVPVVCLCGEHVVFLESIRVKVMSLHLKTVFEVFTAPSVIEIEQIIGTLIMVRSRSCVEVWDWKLGVRRFTPMLECSTDHRVYCDDTRVVVVDPKSEVKVMGFW from the exons aAGGCCGCAAGCAGCAAGAGACAATGTGGACTTCACCACGATTCTTCCCGTTGAGATAACCGAAGCTATATTCAAACACCTAACAG TTCGCGACTTGCGTTCATGTTCGACCGTGAACGCGCTCTGGCACGAACTAAGCAACAGTCTGCTGTTATGGCGAACGATCGCCGAGGAAGCGCAAGAGCGACGAACGTGCTTTCGCCGACCGCTCGACAAACACCAGCTCAGCAACCTTGAAAGCAACTTCAACTTCGGACCAAGTCGGTTCCAAGCCCCGCCCAGCAGCCCGCGACTTTCCCAAATGAACGACTGGAAAAAGTTGCACTGTCAGCAAAACTTCGTGCTGTATAATTGGGAACGTGGTAAGATGGCCGCTCATTTCATCACTTTGCCGGCGCTTCGCCACGATCCCCACTCACTCATCAACCACTCCACTCTCCGCGTCACCTTCCCCTCCAAACTGCCTCAGGACCGTCTCTACATGCCCGTCCAAAACCGCCAGGTCTCCGTCAGTCCTCTCTACATCCTACGACTGGACGGAAAACCTAAAATCGCCTGCCAACTAAGTGTAAACCTGGTGAACATCGCGTGTGTCTACAGGGATTGTTTGGTGTTTGTGCACAATCGCAAAGTGGAGACCGCGGAGTTGGGGAAAACTAACAAAATTAGAACAATCGGAGAGTTGTTCACTGAGTACGATTACAACAACAACGCGGAGGTGGAGAAAGGAGGTAACTACAGTCTCACTATGGACAACGATGTGATTGTGGCCGGCTTTCGCTACATCTGCATCAAAGTGTGGAGTCGGTCCACACACGAGCTCAAGAGAACGTTCGAAATACATTTGAAAGGCCAGTACTTCAGCTTCTGCCACTATTACGACAGTACGTTGTACTGGAGCACATGGGGCTCGGGTCTGCCTAGTGAGGAGCTGAGGATCTGGGACATGCGCGAGGATAAGGTGAAGAAGATTCCGATGACAAAAGAGGTGAAGAAGGTGTGCAGCAACGAGAAATACTTTCTGTTTGTGACGAAGCTGAATGTGAACAGAAACATGATTGAGGTGAGAGAGAGGGACAACTACAGTCTGACATTTATGTCGGTAGAACAAGACACCAGCGAGAACTGGGGAATAGATGTGCCGGTTGTCTGCCTCTGCGGCGAGCATGTCGTCTTCCTCGAATCAATCAGAGTCAAAGTGATGTCGTTACATTTGAAGACAGTGTTCGAGGTGTTCACGGCGCCGTCAGtcattgaaattgaacaaatCATCGGCACTCTGATTATGGTTCGTTCGAGGAGTTGTGTTGAGGTGTGGGATTGGAAGTTGGGTGTTCGTAGGTTCACACCCATGCTCGAATGTTCCACCGATCATCGAGTATATTGTGATGATACCAGAGTGGTGGTAGTAGATCCTAAGAGTGAAGTCAAGGTCATGGGATTCTGGTAA
- the LOC111062213 gene encoding uncharacterized protein LOC111062213 isoform X1, with amino-acid sequence MSKISSDSSLNRLFKENEELKRSTHTGRMNSWTGLDGLKISKFERPQAARDNVDFTTILPVEITEAIFKHLTVRDLRSCSTVNALWHELSNSLLLWRTIAEEAQERRTCFRRPLDKHQLSNLESNFNFGPSRFQAPPSSPRLSQMNDWKKLHCQQNFVLYNWERGKMAAHFITLPALRHDPHSLINHSTLRVTFPSKLPQDRLYMPVQNRQVSVSPLYILRLDGKPKIACQLSVNLVNIACVYRDCLVFVHNRKVETAELGKTNKIRTIGELFTEYDYNNNAEVEKGGNYSLTMDNDVIVAGFRYICIKVWSRSTHELKRTFEIHLKGQYFSFCHYYDSTLYWSTWGSGLPSEELRIWDMREDKVKKIPMTKEVKKVCSNEKYFLFVTKLNVNRNMIEVRERDNYSLTFMSVEQDTSENWGIDVPVVCLCGEHVVFLESIRVKVMSLHLKTVFEVFTAPSVIEIEQIIGTLIMVRSRSCVEVWDWKLGVRRFTPMLECSTDHRVYCDDTRVVVVDPKSEVKVMGFW; translated from the exons aAGGCCGCAAGCAGCAAGAGACAATGTGGACTTCACCACGATTCTTCCCGTTGAGATAACCGAAGCTATATTCAAACACCTAACAG TTCGCGACTTGCGTTCATGTTCGACCGTGAACGCGCTCTGGCACGAACTAAGCAACAGTCTGCTGTTATGGCGAACGATCGCCGAGGAAGCGCAAGAGCGACGAACGTGCTTTCGCCGACCGCTCGACAAACACCAGCTCAGCAACCTTGAAAGCAACTTCAACTTCGGACCAAGTCGGTTCCAAGCCCCGCCCAGCAGCCCGCGACTTTCCCAAATGAACGACTGGAAAAAGTTGCACTGTCAGCAAAACTTCGTGCTGTATAATTGGGAACGTGGTAAGATGGCCGCTCATTTCATCACTTTGCCGGCGCTTCGCCACGATCCCCACTCACTCATCAACCACTCCACTCTCCGCGTCACCTTCCCCTCCAAACTGCCTCAGGACCGTCTCTACATGCCCGTCCAAAACCGCCAGGTCTCCGTCAGTCCTCTCTACATCCTACGACTGGACGGAAAACCTAAAATCGCCTGCCAACTAAGTGTAAACCTGGTGAACATCGCGTGTGTCTACAGGGATTGTTTGGTGTTTGTGCACAATCGCAAAGTGGAGACCGCGGAGTTGGGGAAAACTAACAAAATTAGAACAATCGGAGAGTTGTTCACTGAGTACGATTACAACAACAACGCGGAGGTGGAGAAAGGAGGTAACTACAGTCTCACTATGGACAACGATGTGATTGTGGCCGGCTTTCGCTACATCTGCATCAAAGTGTGGAGTCGGTCCACACACGAGCTCAAGAGAACGTTCGAAATACATTTGAAAGGCCAGTACTTCAGCTTCTGCCACTATTACGACAGTACGTTGTACTGGAGCACATGGGGCTCGGGTCTGCCTAGTGAGGAGCTGAGGATCTGGGACATGCGCGAGGATAAGGTGAAGAAGATTCCGATGACAAAAGAGGTGAAGAAGGTGTGCAGCAACGAGAAATACTTTCTGTTTGTGACGAAGCTGAATGTGAACAGAAACATGATTGAGGTGAGAGAGAGGGACAACTACAGTCTGACATTTATGTCGGTAGAACAAGACACCAGCGAGAACTGGGGAATAGATGTGCCGGTTGTCTGCCTCTGCGGCGAGCATGTCGTCTTCCTCGAATCAATCAGAGTCAAAGTGATGTCGTTACATTTGAAGACAGTGTTCGAGGTGTTCACGGCGCCGTCAGtcattgaaattgaacaaatCATCGGCACTCTGATTATGGTTCGTTCGAGGAGTTGTGTTGAGGTGTGGGATTGGAAGTTGGGTGTTCGTAGGTTCACACCCATGCTCGAATGTTCCACCGATCATCGAGTATATTGTGATGATACCAGAGTGGTGGTAGTAGATCCTAAGAGTGAAGTCAAGGTCATGGGATTCTGGTAA